The following proteins are co-located in the Microcebus murinus isolate Inina chromosome 21, M.murinus_Inina_mat1.0, whole genome shotgun sequence genome:
- the ETF1 gene encoding eukaryotic peptide chain release factor subunit 1: MADDPSAADRNVEIWKIKKLIKSLEAARGNGTSMISLIIPPKDQISRVAKMLADEFGTASNIKSRVNRLSVLGAITSVQQRLKLYNKVPPNGLVVYCGTIVTEEGKEKKVNIDFEPFKPINTSLYLCDNKFHTEALTALLSDDSKFGFIVIDGSGALFGTLQGNTREVLHKFTVDLPKKHGRGGQSALRFARLRMEKRHNYVRKVAETAVQLFISGDKVNVAGLVLAGSADFKTELSQSDMFDQRLQSKVLKLVDISYGGENGFNQAIELSTEVLSNVKFIQEKKLIGRYFDEISQDTGKYCFGVEDTLKALEMGAVEILIVYENLDIMRYVLHCQGTEEEKILYLTPEQEKDKSHFTDKETGQEHELIESMPLLEWFANNYKKFGATLEIVTDKSQEGSQFVKGFGGIGGILRYRVDFQGMEYQGGDDEFFDLDDY; encoded by the exons CAATGGCACCAGCATGATATCATTGATCATTCCTCCCAAAGACCAGATTTCACGAGTGGCAAAAATGTTAGCAGATGAGTTTGGAACTGCATCTAACATTAAGTCACGAGTAAACCGCCTTTCAGTCCTGGGAGCCATTACATCTGTACAGCAGAGACTCAAACTTTATAACAAAG TACCTCCAAATGGTCTGGTTGTTTACTGTGGAACAATTGTaacagaagaaggaaaggaaaagaaagtcaaCATTGACTTTGAACCTTTCAAACCAATTAATACGTCATTGTATTTGTGTGACAACAAATTCCATACGGAG GCTCTTACAGCACTACTTTCCGATGATAGCAAGTTTGGATTCATTGTCATAGATGGTAGTGGTGCGCTTTTTGGCACTCTCCAAGGAAACACAAGAGAAGTCCTGCACAAATTCACTGTGGATCTCCCAAAGAAACACG GTAGAGGAGGTCAGTCAGCCTTGCGTTTTGCCCGTTTAAGAATGGAAAAGCGACATAACTATGTTCGGAAAGTAGCAGAGACTGCTGTGCAGCTGTTTATTTCTGGGGACAAAGTGAATGTGGCTGGTCTTGTTTTAGCTGGATCAGCTGACTTTAAAACGGAACTAAGTCAATCTGATATGTTTGATCAG AGGTTGcaatcaaaagttttaaaattagttgATATATCCTATGGTGGTGAAAATGGATTCAACCAAGCTATTGAGTTATCTACTGAAGTCCTCTCCAACGTGAAGTTCATTCAAGAGAAGAAATTAATAG GACGATACTTTGATGAAATCAGCCAGGATACGGGCAAATACTGTTTTGGTGTCGAAGATACACTAAAGGCTTTGGAAATGGGAGCTGTAGAGATTCTAATAGTCTATGAAAACCTGGATATAATGAGATATGTTCTTCATTGTCAAGGCACAGAAG aggagaaaattctGTATCTAACTCCAGAACAAGAAAAGGATAAATCTCATTTCACAGACAAAGAG ACAGGACAGGAACATGAGCTTATTGAGAGTATGCCCTTGTTGGAATGGTTTGCTAACAACTATAAAAAATTTGGAGCTACGTTGGAAATTGTCACAGATAAGTCACAAGAAGGATCCCAATTTGTGAAAGGATTTGGTGGAATTGGAG GTATCTTGCGGTACCGAGTAGATTTCCAGGGAATGGAGTATCAAGGAGGAGACGATGAATTTTTTGACCTTGATGACTACTAG